A genomic window from Micromonospora sp. WMMA1947 includes:
- a CDS encoding DNRLRE domain-containing protein: MRRPSKGALIGGLALAMVATLGGAAVLPDRDPAATEQAAPSGKNDDSGLLDRLGGAARDLVAGGGHRARPEVVSAGLHRSDKPVAGRKWPAQKRVKELTGRRTENAKIYQLSDGRLQAEISATPLHYRDGRGKWQPIDTSVRPVGESGYVQGNRTNAYTSLFGDSSDELVRFERDGRAIELGLAGAAKDVSPKVSGSTVTYPGLAGGADVVYDVTSTALKEKIVLRQPPAGPVSYTFTLETAGLTAQQRDDGSIAFVGRDGGAPVFVMPPPFMYDSKDDKSSPHGKAWSDKVTQKVTRMGDTSAVTITADAGWLADRSRVYPVVIDPTIKVQPVPTDAQDVQIYSGATTTNYNDTYQLKVGTDASNAYRTLVKFDVGSIPRNTPIDDAQLQMYYSQTHHAWGFDVAMEARRVTQSWTESTATWANMNANMAAQPAGNMVTQDDGDAGTSVSGTWSYSTNTALTGLAVNGDYRFNSDTTTGHTHTWVPTITEAGNYQVEVHYVSESDRPTNAPYTVHYNGGSKTYTVDQTGSARGEWKTLGVHPFAAGTTGKVVLGDVSGKSVIADAVRFTKWGAATKKASVSNAWSSFPVRNVVQDWVNGTYANNGFMVKAVDEAAKGRGGPIYEASEYAYNNARRDYNLPKLVITYGRPGVAVSPPTTLTSTGAVLDWPAYVDPSSSTADDAVEYQVHRSIYQNFTPSAATLIAPVSTSTRTYQDTTAIPTAADNTDPLARKFYYYMVAVKTRDGQVVAGPTQSAILPKAGQITRIYRTGTTDTTLSQARPTENVDVYDGDPYVSPGNNSSYYGDTRGLVKFPTLTGIPANAKVVDADLRLYNSGLYPGTDTDEYVDVHKLTRNFTETAATWNTYDGTNAWTTAGGDYDTTWKASYNQFTNDPKWATWDVTPAADGWVKDPTKNFGLLLRQRDEANQTARAVLLSSEAPEPLLRPTLEVTYLEQTAESTYYAASTPALATANSTYTVPVTLSNPTLTAWNPTDWELAYDWKRADGVTDGADASYELKTALPKSVPAGGTVDVSAQVKTPPSSTEGNERTDYVLQWDLRNKLTGKKLSETASIPALPQNISVEEPTSDQLGLEKFYSYAGKNTGAGGTLMNNLYSGNTVWSYNAFNNPSRGLSTFVRMSYNSLDTTDTVAGYGWSLQASSMMRLGAPLDFHPNPNPTKVTLTDGDGTSHRFTWDATANEWKSPKGVHLYLQKYSSVDCKPNTDEPKAWVLTRPDRTQFFYDCEGFLSSVVDNNGNEMLFTYEERKSNNKPTKFLRYITDPTGRITLTIDYYAKGQTYDYINDTTWTRVSGATNLTNPKIIDHISQITDVSGRKLTFTYTDKGLLGELIDGAGSANGTPKTFKFAYDMTQGNKNVKLVKVTDPRGNATGVVYNYPQTGDDPKFHWTTKSYTDRLTHLTQFAYVDPDGPQGNNINTTVTDAENHASQYLLDGYGRAYQTTNAKNEVTKTGWDDDHNVIRLEEANTAVSTWAFDPKTGYPTQIRDAEAVKNNWPGTVLTYQRQLNGYVAEVVSKTSSEGRKWTFTYTAEGDVATVTDPVGNTTSADGDYTSVNTYDEWGQLLSARDANGNTTAYGPFHPSGYPTTITDASTGKSYFTYDDRGNVTEVKNGKNAKVTQAYDTFGRPTTKVEPMDAANNRFITTKAPVYDQNDNITTAYAANGAVSTSVYDKADQVVETLAPKDESGDPERKTTTTYDKVGNVLTVTEPQGNLTSTAGDYTTTTKYDAIYQPIEVTNGLGQKVKSEYDNVGNVTVLYDAKKTASAADDFTTKYEYDLNRRVVKTIDAAGKFTTARYDKDGLTVGTTDADGNESLATYDPRGALVESKVPHSKDGSGTVTYRTTKYEYDQVGNQTKLITPRGVDTADDADDFSVVTVYDALNRKKEEWSSYDKDDSRYKTPDKTFYSYDEIGNLTKVSAPPSDGQTVRNDTEYTYYDNGWTRTSKDPWDIVNSYDYNDLGQQTKNTLSSAGGSTTRTMTWQYYQSGNEKGRSEDGLPVGKDVVLVDNTDTNNTASQGTWTNGVATGQWGYDVSTAPAGSGSAQFNWQLTIPRDGTYEVFVRHPQVTGAATDAKFTITHDGGSVTKTVNQTQNTGAWISLGSYSFKEEGVQKITVTDQATGKVLADAVKLVRDNSADVDNEHKEFTYRYNPNGMMVEVKDLSPGAKIGRYDIAYDQLNQISTVKEFAGLSDTSAKNTTALTYDDNGNPLTSTHDLTWSKIEYDPRDMVAKVTNADSPTAGNQQISSFTYTNRGQLLKQTKPNGNTVDFEYYLDGATKRQLEKTSGGATVAEHNLQYQANGHPSRDVLKLMNADNSSDYIDNTYVFSYDPQDRIAKLDKTGDSTSTETYTYDANGNTVSQTVGGTTSTSKYDRNRLHSTTTAGVTSTYNYDPLGRLDTVSVGGQRAQKYYYDGFDRTAKTTAGIGANAKSTTYVYDPFDRTVSQTTAGKTTLFTYLGMDNQVLREEVAGKATKSYQYAPWGQQLTQIKHKDDGAREYSQFIYRPRGDVIGITKEDGKTRATYGYTAYGKDDSSQFTGVDKPGAQPEGEEPYNAFRFNASRWDAGSGTYDMGFRNYDPGLNRFLTRDTYGGAMADMGLAMDPFTGNRYAFAGGNPISFIELDGHLFGMSWSDIGHATLDVVGMVPVVGEVADVANGIWYAAEGNYVDAALSMASAIPLAGNAVTAAKLAKTGKKIADGIDTANDVKKGVEATTDASKALPTNTPKPKTETPAKPTKCNSFVPGTKVLLADGSTKAIEDVKVGDRVLASDVESGDRQVRPVTQLIRGDGVKKLVTIVVDTDGNSGDDTSTIVATDGHRFYLPDSGVWVTAGQLKAGAWLQTSSGTWVQIAAIRHKTQVQRVHNFTVDGQHTYYVLAGETPVLAHNDACPVGNEVRYNSDELSSAAYNARVDANSAHFPSGPRTSSPGGNVAVAKVEGHDGLIVGFSKGDGYHAEDHIMDQIDALKANNKGIGRITDLYSERQPCSVCAGKLPGHLADNARITWSVPWTNNGLMNSVSNEMLARMIRLAGGGRG, translated from the coding sequence GTGAGACGACCATCGAAGGGCGCCCTGATCGGGGGCCTGGCGCTGGCCATGGTGGCCACGCTGGGCGGTGCCGCGGTCCTACCGGACCGCGATCCCGCCGCGACGGAGCAGGCCGCACCGAGCGGGAAGAACGACGACAGCGGACTGCTGGACCGGCTCGGCGGCGCGGCGCGCGACCTGGTCGCCGGTGGTGGTCACCGTGCGAGACCCGAGGTGGTCAGCGCCGGACTTCACCGCAGCGACAAGCCCGTCGCCGGCCGGAAGTGGCCGGCGCAGAAGCGGGTCAAGGAGCTGACCGGCCGGCGGACCGAGAACGCCAAGATCTATCAGCTGTCCGACGGGCGGTTGCAGGCGGAGATCTCCGCCACGCCGCTGCACTACCGGGACGGCCGGGGCAAGTGGCAGCCCATCGACACCAGCGTCCGCCCGGTGGGCGAGTCCGGTTACGTGCAGGGCAACCGGACCAACGCCTACACCAGCCTCTTCGGCGACAGCTCGGACGAACTCGTGCGCTTCGAGCGGGACGGCCGCGCGATCGAACTGGGCCTGGCCGGCGCCGCCAAGGACGTCAGCCCGAAGGTCTCGGGCTCCACCGTGACGTACCCGGGGCTGGCCGGTGGTGCGGACGTGGTCTACGACGTGACCAGCACCGCGTTGAAGGAGAAGATCGTCCTGCGGCAGCCGCCGGCCGGTCCGGTGTCCTACACCTTCACGCTGGAGACGGCGGGCCTGACGGCGCAGCAGCGCGACGACGGTTCGATCGCGTTCGTCGGCCGCGACGGCGGCGCTCCGGTGTTCGTCATGCCGCCGCCGTTCATGTACGACAGCAAGGACGACAAGTCCTCCCCGCACGGCAAGGCGTGGTCGGACAAGGTCACCCAGAAGGTGACCCGCATGGGTGACACGTCGGCCGTCACGATCACCGCCGACGCGGGCTGGCTGGCCGACCGGTCCCGGGTCTACCCGGTGGTGATCGACCCGACGATCAAGGTGCAGCCGGTGCCCACCGACGCGCAGGACGTGCAGATCTACTCCGGCGCCACGACCACCAACTACAACGACACCTACCAGCTGAAGGTCGGCACGGACGCGTCGAACGCGTACCGCACGCTGGTGAAGTTCGACGTCGGCTCGATCCCGCGCAACACGCCGATCGACGACGCGCAGCTGCAGATGTACTACTCGCAGACGCACCACGCGTGGGGCTTCGACGTGGCCATGGAGGCCCGCCGGGTCACCCAGTCCTGGACCGAGAGCACCGCGACCTGGGCGAACATGAACGCCAACATGGCCGCCCAGCCGGCCGGCAACATGGTCACGCAGGACGACGGCGACGCCGGCACCTCGGTGAGCGGCACCTGGTCGTACTCGACGAACACGGCGCTGACCGGGCTCGCCGTCAACGGCGACTACCGCTTCAACAGCGACACCACCACCGGGCACACCCACACCTGGGTGCCGACCATCACCGAGGCCGGCAACTACCAGGTCGAGGTGCACTACGTGTCGGAGTCGGACCGGCCGACGAACGCGCCCTACACGGTGCACTACAACGGCGGGTCGAAGACGTACACCGTCGACCAGACCGGCAGCGCCCGCGGCGAGTGGAAGACCCTGGGCGTGCACCCGTTCGCGGCCGGCACCACCGGCAAGGTCGTCCTCGGCGACGTGTCGGGCAAGTCGGTGATCGCCGACGCGGTGCGCTTCACCAAGTGGGGGGCGGCCACCAAGAAGGCCTCGGTCTCCAACGCGTGGAGCTCCTTCCCGGTCCGCAACGTCGTGCAGGACTGGGTCAACGGCACGTACGCCAACAACGGCTTCATGGTGAAGGCGGTCGACGAGGCGGCCAAGGGTCGCGGCGGCCCGATCTACGAGGCCTCCGAGTACGCGTACAACAACGCCCGCCGGGACTACAACCTGCCGAAGCTGGTCATCACGTACGGCCGGCCCGGCGTGGCGGTCAGCCCGCCGACGACGCTCACCTCCACCGGCGCGGTGCTGGACTGGCCCGCGTACGTCGACCCGTCGTCGTCGACGGCGGACGACGCGGTGGAGTACCAGGTGCACCGCAGCATCTACCAGAACTTCACCCCGTCGGCGGCGACCCTGATCGCCCCGGTGTCCACCAGCACCCGCACCTATCAGGACACCACGGCGATCCCGACGGCGGCGGACAACACCGACCCGCTGGCGCGGAAGTTCTACTACTACATGGTCGCGGTGAAGACCCGCGACGGGCAGGTCGTGGCCGGGCCGACCCAGTCGGCGATCCTGCCGAAGGCGGGCCAGATCACCCGCATCTACCGCACCGGCACCACGGACACCACGCTCTCCCAGGCCCGCCCGACGGAGAACGTGGACGTCTACGACGGTGACCCGTACGTCAGCCCGGGCAACAACTCGTCCTACTACGGGGACACCCGGGGCCTGGTGAAGTTCCCGACGCTGACCGGCATCCCGGCCAACGCCAAGGTCGTCGACGCCGACCTGCGGCTGTACAACAGCGGGCTCTACCCGGGCACCGACACCGACGAGTACGTCGACGTCCACAAGCTGACGCGGAACTTCACCGAGACCGCCGCGACGTGGAACACCTACGACGGCACCAACGCGTGGACCACCGCCGGCGGTGACTACGACACGACCTGGAAGGCGAGCTACAACCAGTTCACGAACGACCCCAAGTGGGCCACCTGGGACGTGACCCCGGCGGCCGACGGCTGGGTCAAGGACCCGACGAAGAACTTCGGCCTGCTGCTGCGGCAGCGCGACGAGGCGAACCAGACCGCGCGGGCGGTGCTGCTGTCGTCCGAGGCGCCGGAGCCGCTGCTGCGGCCGACGCTGGAGGTCACCTACCTGGAGCAGACCGCGGAGTCGACGTACTACGCGGCCTCGACCCCGGCGCTGGCCACCGCCAACTCCACGTACACGGTGCCGGTGACCCTGTCGAACCCGACGCTCACGGCGTGGAACCCGACCGACTGGGAACTCGCATACGACTGGAAGCGGGCCGACGGCGTCACCGACGGCGCCGACGCCAGTTACGAGTTGAAGACCGCGTTGCCGAAGAGCGTCCCGGCCGGCGGCACCGTCGACGTCTCCGCGCAGGTGAAGACGCCGCCGTCGTCCACCGAGGGCAACGAGCGCACCGACTACGTCCTGCAGTGGGATCTGCGCAACAAGCTCACCGGCAAGAAGCTCTCGGAGACCGCGTCGATCCCGGCGCTGCCGCAGAACATCTCCGTCGAGGAGCCGACCTCCGACCAGCTCGGCCTGGAGAAGTTCTACTCGTACGCGGGGAAGAACACGGGCGCCGGCGGCACCCTGATGAACAACCTGTACTCCGGCAACACGGTCTGGTCGTACAACGCGTTCAACAACCCGTCCCGGGGCCTGTCGACGTTCGTCCGGATGTCCTACAACTCGCTGGACACCACCGACACGGTGGCCGGGTACGGCTGGTCGTTGCAGGCGTCGTCGATGATGCGCCTCGGCGCCCCGCTGGACTTCCACCCCAATCCGAACCCGACGAAGGTCACCCTGACCGACGGTGACGGCACCAGCCACCGGTTCACCTGGGACGCGACCGCCAACGAGTGGAAGAGCCCGAAGGGCGTACACCTCTACCTGCAGAAGTACAGCAGCGTGGACTGCAAGCCCAACACCGACGAGCCGAAGGCGTGGGTGCTCACCCGGCCGGACCGCACGCAGTTCTTCTACGACTGCGAGGGCTTCCTGTCGAGCGTCGTCGACAACAACGGCAACGAGATGCTCTTCACCTACGAGGAGCGCAAGTCCAACAACAAGCCGACGAAGTTCCTGCGGTACATCACCGACCCGACCGGCCGGATCACCCTGACCATCGACTACTACGCCAAGGGTCAGACGTACGACTACATCAACGACACCACCTGGACGCGGGTCTCCGGCGCGACGAACCTGACCAACCCGAAGATCATCGACCACATCTCGCAGATCACCGACGTCTCGGGACGCAAGCTCACCTTCACCTACACCGACAAGGGCCTGCTCGGTGAGCTGATCGACGGCGCCGGGTCGGCGAACGGCACGCCGAAGACGTTCAAGTTCGCCTACGACATGACTCAGGGCAACAAGAACGTCAAGCTGGTCAAGGTCACCGACCCGCGGGGCAACGCGACCGGCGTGGTCTACAACTACCCGCAGACCGGGGACGACCCGAAGTTCCACTGGACCACCAAGTCCTACACCGACCGGCTCACCCACCTGACCCAGTTCGCCTACGTCGACCCGGACGGCCCGCAGGGCAACAACATCAACACCACGGTCACCGACGCGGAGAACCACGCCAGTCAGTACCTGCTGGACGGCTACGGCCGGGCGTACCAGACCACGAACGCCAAGAACGAGGTGACGAAGACCGGCTGGGACGACGACCACAACGTCATCCGGCTGGAGGAGGCGAACACCGCCGTCTCGACCTGGGCGTTCGACCCCAAGACCGGCTACCCCACCCAGATCCGCGACGCGGAGGCGGTCAAGAACAACTGGCCGGGCACCGTGCTGACCTACCAGCGCCAGCTCAACGGCTACGTGGCCGAGGTGGTCAGCAAGACCAGTTCCGAGGGCCGCAAGTGGACCTTCACGTACACCGCTGAGGGCGACGTCGCGACGGTCACCGACCCGGTGGGCAACACCACGTCGGCCGACGGCGACTACACGAGCGTCAACACCTACGACGAGTGGGGTCAGCTGCTCAGCGCCCGGGACGCCAACGGCAACACCACGGCGTACGGCCCGTTCCACCCGAGCGGCTACCCGACGACCATCACGGACGCCAGCACCGGCAAGTCGTACTTCACCTACGACGACCGGGGCAACGTCACCGAGGTCAAGAACGGCAAGAACGCCAAGGTGACCCAGGCGTACGACACGTTCGGCCGGCCCACCACGAAGGTGGAGCCGATGGACGCGGCCAACAACCGCTTCATCACCACCAAGGCCCCGGTGTACGACCAGAACGACAACATCACCACCGCGTACGCCGCGAACGGCGCCGTGTCGACCTCCGTCTACGACAAGGCGGACCAGGTCGTCGAGACGCTCGCCCCGAAGGACGAGTCGGGCGACCCGGAGCGGAAGACGACCACGACGTACGACAAGGTCGGCAACGTCCTCACCGTCACCGAGCCGCAGGGCAACCTGACCTCGACGGCGGGCGACTACACGACGACCACGAAGTACGACGCGATCTACCAGCCGATCGAGGTCACCAACGGCCTCGGCCAGAAGGTGAAGTCGGAGTACGACAACGTCGGCAACGTCACGGTGCTGTACGACGCGAAGAAGACCGCCAGCGCGGCGGACGACTTCACCACGAAGTACGAGTACGACCTGAACCGGCGGGTCGTGAAGACCATCGACGCGGCGGGCAAGTTCACCACCGCCCGCTACGACAAGGACGGCCTGACGGTCGGCACCACCGACGCCGACGGCAACGAGTCGCTGGCGACGTACGACCCCCGCGGCGCGCTGGTGGAGTCGAAGGTGCCGCACAGCAAGGACGGCTCCGGCACCGTCACCTACCGCACCACCAAGTACGAGTACGACCAGGTCGGCAACCAGACGAAGCTGATCACCCCGCGCGGGGTGGACACCGCCGACGACGCCGACGACTTCTCCGTGGTGACCGTCTACGACGCGCTCAACCGCAAGAAGGAGGAGTGGTCGTCCTACGACAAGGACGACAGCCGTTACAAAACGCCCGACAAGACCTTCTACAGCTACGACGAGATCGGCAACCTGACGAAGGTCAGCGCGCCGCCGTCGGACGGGCAGACGGTCCGCAACGACACCGAGTACACCTACTACGACAACGGGTGGACCCGGACGTCCAAGGACCCGTGGGACATCGTCAACTCCTACGACTACAACGACCTGGGCCAGCAGACCAAGAACACGCTGAGCTCGGCCGGCGGGTCGACCACGCGGACGATGACCTGGCAGTACTACCAGTCCGGCAACGAGAAGGGACGGTCGGAGGACGGCCTGCCGGTCGGCAAGGACGTGGTCCTGGTCGACAACACCGACACCAACAACACCGCCTCGCAGGGCACCTGGACCAACGGGGTCGCCACCGGGCAGTGGGGCTACGACGTCTCCACCGCCCCGGCCGGCAGCGGGTCGGCGCAGTTCAACTGGCAGCTGACCATCCCGCGCGACGGCACGTACGAGGTGTTCGTCCGGCACCCGCAGGTCACCGGTGCCGCGACGGACGCGAAGTTCACCATCACCCACGACGGCGGCAGTGTCACCAAGACGGTGAACCAGACGCAGAACACCGGCGCCTGGATCAGCCTGGGCAGCTACTCCTTCAAGGAGGAGGGCGTCCAGAAGATCACCGTCACCGACCAGGCGACCGGCAAGGTGCTGGCCGACGCGGTCAAGCTGGTGCGGGACAACTCCGCCGACGTCGACAACGAGCACAAGGAGTTCACCTACCGGTACAACCCGAACGGGATGATGGTCGAGGTCAAGGACCTCAGCCCGGGCGCGAAGATCGGCCGGTACGACATCGCGTACGACCAGCTCAACCAGATCTCCACGGTGAAGGAGTTCGCCGGGCTCAGCGACACGAGCGCGAAGAACACCACGGCGCTGACCTACGACGACAACGGCAACCCGCTCACCTCGACCCACGACCTCACCTGGTCGAAGATCGAGTACGACCCGCGGGACATGGTCGCCAAGGTCACCAACGCCGACTCGCCGACGGCCGGCAACCAGCAGATCTCGTCGTTCACCTACACCAACCGCGGGCAGCTGCTCAAGCAGACCAAGCCCAACGGCAACACGGTGGACTTCGAGTACTACCTCGACGGCGCCACCAAGCGTCAGCTGGAGAAGACGTCCGGCGGCGCGACGGTCGCCGAGCACAACCTCCAGTACCAGGCCAACGGGCACCCGTCGCGGGACGTGCTGAAGCTGATGAACGCCGACAACTCGTCGGACTACATCGACAACACGTACGTCTTCAGCTACGACCCGCAGGACCGGATCGCCAAGCTGGACAAGACCGGTGACAGCACCTCGACGGAGACCTACACCTACGACGCCAACGGCAACACGGTGTCGCAGACCGTCGGGGGGACGACAAGCACCAGCAAGTACGACCGCAACCGGCTGCACTCGACCACCACGGCGGGTGTGACCTCGACGTACAACTACGACCCGCTGGGGCGCCTCGACACGGTGTCGGTCGGCGGCCAGCGGGCGCAGAAGTACTACTACGACGGCTTCGACCGGACCGCGAAGACCACCGCGGGCATCGGCGCCAACGCCAAGTCGACCACCTACGTGTACGACCCGTTCGACCGGACGGTGTCGCAGACGACGGCCGGCAAGACCACCCTGTTCACGTACCTGGGGATGGACAACCAGGTGCTGCGCGAGGAGGTCGCGGGCAAGGCGACGAAGTCGTACCAGTACGCGCCGTGGGGTCAGCAGCTGACCCAGATCAAGCACAAGGACGACGGCGCGCGGGAGTACTCGCAGTTCATCTACCGGCCGCGCGGCGACGTCATCGGCATCACGAAGGAGGACGGCAAGACCCGGGCGACGTACGGGTACACGGCCTACGGCAAGGACGACTCTTCGCAGTTCACCGGTGTGGACAAGCCGGGTGCTCAGCCGGAGGGTGAGGAGCCGTACAACGCGTTCCGGTTCAACGCCTCCCGGTGGGACGCGGGCTCGGGCACGTACGACATGGGGTTCCGCAACTACGACCCGGGCCTGAACCGGTTCCTGACGCGGGACACCTACGGCGGGGCGATGGCGGACATGGGTCTGGCCATGGATCCGTTCACCGGTAACAGGTACGCGTTCGCCGGCGGGAACCCGATCAGCTTCATCGAGCTGGACGGGCACCTGTTCGGGATGTCGTGGTCGGACATCGGCCACGCCACGCTGGACGTGGTCGGCATGGTGCCGGTGGTCGGTGAGGTAGCCGACGTCGCCAACGGCATCTGGTACGCGGCCGAGGGCAACTACGTCGACGCGGCGTTGTCGATGGCCTCGGCGATTCCGCTGGCGGGCAACGCGGTGACTGCGGCGAAGCTCGCAAAGACCGGCAAGAAGATCGCCGACGGCATCGACACCGCCAACGACGTCAAGAAGGGCGTCGAGGCGACCACCGACGCCTCGAAGGCGCTGCCCACCAACACACCGAAGCCGAAGACCGAGACCCCGGCGAAGCCGACCAAGTGCAACAGCTTCGTCCCGGGCACCAAGGTGCTCCTGGCCGACGGCTCGACCAAGGCGATCGAGGACGTCAAGGTCGGGGACCGGGTCCTCGCCTCCGACGTCGAGTCGGGCGACCGGCAGGTCCGTCCGGTCACCCAGCTCATCCGGGGTGACGGGGTCAAGAAGCTGGTCACCATCGTCGTGGACACCGACGGCAACTCGGGTGACGACACCAGCACGATCGTGGCCACTGACGGTCACCGGTTCTACCTGCCGGACTCCGGGGTCTGGGTGACCGCCGGCCAGCTCAAGGCCGGCGCCTGGCTTCAGACGTCGTCGGGCACCTGGGTCCAGATCGCTGCCATCCGGCACAAGACCCAGGTCCAGCGAGTACACAACTTCACCGTCGACGGACAGCACACCTACTACGTCCTCGCTGGCGAAACCCCCGTACTCGCCCACAACGACGCCTGCCCGGTCGGCAATGAGGTTCGCTACAACAGCGACGAGTTGAGTTCCGCGGCGTACAACGCCCGGGTCGATGCGAACTCCGCACACTTCCCGAGTGGACCGCGCACCTCGTCACCAGGAGGAAACGTTGCCGTAGCCAAGGTTGAGGGACACGACGGGCTCATCGTGGGATTCAGTAAGGGCGACGGATACCACGCCGAAGACCACATCATGGACCAGATCGACGCTCTGAAGGCGAACAACAAGGGAATCGGTAGGATTACCGACCTCTACAGTGAGCGTCAGCCGTGTTCGGTGTGCGCCGGGAAGCTGCCCGGCCATCTGGCGGACAATGCGAGAATTACCTGGTCCGTGCCATGGACCAACAACGGACTGATGAATTCGGTTTCCAATGAGATGCTTGCGAGAATGATCCGGCTGGCCGGCGGAGGTAGAGGCTAG
- a CDS encoding BTAD domain-containing putative transcriptional regulator gives MELQIRLLGTVELCVDGETVTPGAAKRRAVLAGLAIEANHSVSLPRLARMVWSDHPPTSATANLRTHAAGLRRTVGDRLVARPQAYELRLAPHELDVTEFQRLAAQGRSLLASADPAGAIETLSSALAWWRGPSGDGLPRGTALDNRWAALDEQRLQVFEELAEARLAAGEHAHLLPDLRAHLAAHPLRERAWGHLMLALYRCGDVPAALTVYRDARAVLDEQLGLEPGAELARLHRSMLDRAPELSYVEPGSAIVTASVPVADLRPAVGWAVPRELPADPLTYVARTGETADVVAALTAETPAAVVVTGAPGSGKTTLAVRAGHAVSALFPEGQVFVDLGYRTSVTAGEVLARVLRALGVPAADVPEKTDERAGWFRSLVAGRRLLLVVDGVTRAAQVRPLLPAGPGPALITVAQRHLGSLDGVRRVALRPVGGAQARDLLATLAGPERLAAEPAATVDLLRICGGSLLALRIAGARLGRRSGASVSTLVAELGDGRARLDLLAYEDLSVRASLATGVAVVRSDDELAGRMLELLAARPGTPVHTAADQLGVSPQRVHRALDDLVDAHLAQRDRHGAYRLPTLVSDYAAELAAVGHVSVREAAEQRFDPRAA, from the coding sequence ATGGAACTTCAGATTCGGCTTCTGGGCACAGTGGAGCTGTGCGTCGACGGCGAGACCGTCACGCCCGGCGCGGCGAAGAGACGGGCCGTCCTGGCCGGGCTGGCGATCGAGGCGAACCACTCGGTCTCCCTGCCCCGGCTGGCCCGGATGGTCTGGTCCGACCACCCGCCGACGTCCGCCACCGCGAACCTCCGTACCCACGCCGCCGGCCTGCGGCGCACGGTTGGTGACCGGCTGGTCGCCCGGCCGCAGGCCTACGAGTTGCGGCTGGCACCGCACGAGCTGGACGTGACCGAGTTCCAGCGCCTGGCGGCGCAGGGGAGGTCGCTGCTCGCATCGGCCGATCCCGCCGGCGCGATCGAGACGCTGAGTTCCGCCCTGGCCTGGTGGCGGGGCCCGTCCGGTGACGGCCTGCCCCGGGGCACCGCGCTGGACAACCGGTGGGCCGCCCTCGACGAGCAGCGGCTCCAGGTCTTCGAGGAACTGGCCGAGGCGCGACTTGCCGCCGGTGAACACGCCCACCTCCTTCCCGACCTGCGCGCGCACCTGGCCGCGCACCCGCTGCGGGAGCGGGCCTGGGGCCACCTGATGCTCGCCCTCTACCGCTGTGGGGACGTGCCGGCCGCGCTCACCGTCTACCGGGACGCCCGCGCCGTCCTCGACGAGCAGCTCGGCCTGGAACCCGGCGCGGAACTGGCCCGGCTGCACCGGTCGATGCTCGACCGCGCGCCGGAGCTGTCGTACGTCGAGCCGGGAAGCGCGATCGTGACCGCCTCGGTGCCGGTCGCGGACCTTCGTCCCGCCGTCGGCTGGGCGGTGCCGCGGGAACTGCCGGCGGACCCGCTCACCTACGTCGCGCGTACCGGGGAGACCGCCGACGTGGTGGCGGCGCTGACCGCGGAGACCCCGGCCGCGGTGGTCGTCACCGGCGCCCCGGGCAGCGGCAAGACCACCCTCGCGGTACGCGCCGGGCATGCCGTCTCCGCCCTGTTCCCCGAGGGGCAGGTCTTCGTGGACCTCGGCTACCGGACCTCGGTGACGGCGGGGGAGGTGCTGGCCCGGGTGCTGCGTGCGCTCGGCGTACCGGCCGCGGACGTCCCCGAGAAGACCGACGAGCGGGCCGGCTGGTTCCGGTCGCTGGTGGCCGGCCGCCGGCTGCTGCTCGTCGTCGACGGGGTCACCCGGGCGGCTCAGGTGCGCCCGCTGCTGCCCGCCGGCCCCGGCCCGGCGCTGATCACCGTCGCTCAGCGGCACCTGGGCAGCCTGGACGGCGTACGCCGGGTGGCGCTGCGCCCGGTCGGGGGCGCGCAGGCCCGCGACCTGCTGGCGACCCTCGCCGGGCCGGAGCGGCTGGCCGCAGAGCCGGCGGCCACCGTCGACCTGCTGCGGATCTGTGGCGGATCGCTGCTCGCCCTGCGCATCGCCGGCGCCCGGCTGGGGCGGCGGTCCGGCGCGTCGGTGTCCACCCTCGTCGCCGAGCTGGGTGACGGGCGGGCCCGGCTGGACCTGCTGGCCTACGAGGACCTGTCGGTACGGGCGAGCCTGGCCACCGGCGTGGCGGTGGTCCGCTCCGACGACGAGCTGGCCGGCCGGATGCTCGAACTGCTCGCCGCGCGGCCGGGCACACCGGTGCACACCGCCGCGGATCAGCTCGGCGTCTCCCCGCAGCGGGTGCACCGTGCCCTGGACGACCTTGTGGACGCGCACCTGGCGCAGCGGGACCGGCACGGCGCCTACCGGCTGCCGACGCTGGTGAGCGACTACGCCGCCGAACTGGCCGCGGTGGGCCACGTGTCCGTCCGCGAGGCGGCCGAGCAGCGGTTCGACCCGCGCGCCGCCTGA